The Akkermansia sp. N21116 genome includes a region encoding these proteins:
- a CDS encoding nickel-dependent hydrogenase large subunit, which yields MNSKTSENVEPSRRVVVDPVTRIEGHLRLELEAADGVIKDAWVSTTQYRGIETIACNRDPRDVWAFVERICGVCTGSHAVASILAVEDALDYKVPVQARLIRDLVNGALGIQDHVIHFYQLHALDWVDVVSALKADPAEAAKLAQKLSDWPMSSVEYFAGVQKKLKESIAYGQYSIFTNGYWGHPAYKLPPEANLMAVGHYLQALTWQRDMIKIHTIFGGKNPHPNFLVGGMACAINMDNYQTVNQYAISLVKQLIDLSHDFIHKVYYPDVMAIGSFYKDYFHIGASNPNVFCTGDPASSCSGKPKGDGLIKPGVLLRGDYKNVIDFDQDKIAEFISSGWYTYTQGDNVGLDPYSGETNPKYTGPTPPYEWLSDRQKYTWTKAPRYDGFAMATGPNARMMLGYAQGVPNIVERVHAMFDQLGLPHDNGLLNSTMGRTYGRALDAMITVDKMVAQFDEFVARIKAGDTTTFNQEKWEPDSWPRKCKGVGWVEAPRGSLSHWVHIENKTVTNYQCVVPSTWNSSGRDPEGQMGPYEYSLGHSGRHPLVDPSQPLEALRTVHSYDPCQSCAVHLFDERGNAISTHQDP from the coding sequence ATGAATTCCAAGACTTCCGAGAACGTCGAGCCCTCCCGCAGAGTTGTCGTTGACCCGGTGACCCGCATCGAAGGCCATTTGCGCCTGGAATTGGAGGCTGCCGACGGTGTGATCAAGGACGCCTGGGTGTCCACGACGCAGTACCGCGGTATTGAAACCATCGCCTGCAATCGCGATCCCCGAGACGTGTGGGCGTTTGTGGAGCGCATTTGTGGCGTATGTACGGGTTCTCACGCCGTGGCGTCGATACTAGCTGTGGAAGATGCCTTGGATTACAAGGTACCCGTCCAGGCCCGCTTGATCCGGGATCTGGTGAATGGCGCTCTCGGTATCCAGGACCATGTGATCCATTTCTACCAGCTCCATGCGTTGGACTGGGTGGATGTTGTCTCCGCCTTGAAGGCTGATCCGGCCGAGGCGGCGAAATTGGCGCAGAAGTTGTCCGACTGGCCGATGTCGTCTGTGGAGTATTTTGCCGGCGTTCAGAAGAAGCTTAAGGAATCGATTGCCTACGGACAGTATTCGATTTTTACAAATGGTTATTGGGGGCATCCCGCCTACAAATTGCCGCCGGAAGCCAATCTAATGGCCGTGGGGCACTATCTGCAGGCTCTGACCTGGCAGCGGGACATGATCAAAATTCATACGATTTTCGGAGGCAAGAACCCTCATCCGAATTTTCTGGTCGGTGGTATGGCCTGTGCTATTAACATGGACAATTACCAAACGGTCAACCAGTATGCCATCAGCCTGGTTAAGCAGTTGATTGATCTGAGCCACGATTTCATCCATAAGGTGTATTATCCCGACGTGATGGCGATCGGATCGTTTTACAAGGATTACTTCCATATTGGAGCTTCCAACCCGAATGTGTTCTGTACGGGTGATCCCGCTTCGTCCTGTTCCGGGAAACCGAAGGGAGACGGCTTGATCAAGCCTGGTGTTCTCCTCCGTGGAGATTACAAAAATGTCATCGATTTCGACCAGGACAAGATTGCCGAGTTTATTTCCAGCGGGTGGTACACCTACACCCAAGGCGATAATGTCGGCCTGGATCCATACTCCGGTGAAACCAATCCGAAGTACACGGGGCCCACGCCTCCGTACGAATGGCTCTCGGACCGCCAGAAATACACATGGACAAAGGCTCCCCGTTACGATGGTTTTGCCATGGCGACGGGACCGAATGCCCGCATGATGCTGGGGTATGCCCAGGGAGTTCCCAATATTGTCGAGAGGGTTCATGCCATGTTCGACCAATTGGGGCTGCCTCATGACAACGGTCTGCTCAATTCCACGATGGGGCGGACATATGGACGTGCGTTGGACGCCATGATTACGGTGGACAAGATGGTGGCGCAATTCGATGAATTCGTCGCCCGTATCAAGGCGGGGGATACGACGACCTTCAATCAGGAAAAATGGGAGCCGGATTCCTGGCCGAGAAAGTGCAAAGGCGTCGGGTGGGTGGAAGCCCCACGCGGCAGTCTGAGTCACTGGGTCCATATCGAAAACAAGACAGTGACTAATTACCAGTGTGTGGTTCCCAGTACCTGGAATAGTTCCGGCCGAGATCCCGAGGGGCAGATGGGACCGTATGAGTATTCCCTGGGTCATAGCGGCAGGCACCCTCTGGTGGATCCTTCGCAGCCCTTGGAAGCGTTGAGAACTGTCCATAGTTACGATCCGTGTCAGTCGTGTGCGGTACACCTTTTCGATGAACGGGGGAATGCCATTTCAACTCATCAGGATCCATGA
- a CDS encoding hydrogenase small subunit, translating into MEPNTQQKPGLDSEVPELEPMPWKPGETLGEVMERRGISRRQFNSWCLKLAGLMGIASAFGGETRAEEIARKIADLKRPVVVWLQLQECTGCLESTIRSYNEEIGNLVLSVVSMPYVELLMAPSGTAANKALEDALKEPHILVVNGSIPMKDGGVYCTIGGETTEAVLRRAAKNASYVLAVGACAFFGSVQAARPNPTGAVGVRDVLTDVPVINVPGCPPIGDVITAVIMYILTMGQAPPCDGLGRPLMGYGQRIHNNCPRRAHFDAGQFVQSFDDENARQGFCLYKMGCKGPNTFSPCPIVRWNGNVTFPIQAGHPCIGCTELYFFDRMSPFYTELPDVHGFGIEANANKVGVAAMAAAGAAIAAHVAGTAIHYKRQYLKEETRVSLPAYGDEPGARDYGEDDEPRHADSPCCDSSPRKEKTDGNN; encoded by the coding sequence ATGGAACCGAATACTCAGCAAAAGCCCGGCCTTGACTCGGAAGTGCCGGAGTTGGAACCCATGCCATGGAAGCCTGGGGAAACTTTGGGTGAAGTCATGGAAAGACGAGGCATTTCGCGACGCCAGTTTAATTCATGGTGCCTGAAATTGGCCGGATTGATGGGGATTGCTTCTGCTTTTGGCGGAGAAACCCGGGCGGAGGAAATTGCCCGGAAGATTGCCGATCTGAAACGTCCTGTCGTCGTATGGCTTCAGTTGCAGGAATGTACGGGATGTTTGGAAAGTACAATACGCAGTTACAATGAAGAAATCGGCAATCTGGTATTGTCTGTGGTGTCAATGCCGTATGTGGAACTCTTGATGGCTCCTTCCGGGACAGCCGCCAACAAGGCTTTGGAGGACGCCCTGAAGGAACCGCATATTCTCGTAGTCAACGGTTCCATTCCGATGAAGGACGGTGGCGTATATTGTACGATCGGCGGTGAAACGACTGAAGCGGTTTTGCGCCGTGCGGCCAAGAATGCCTCCTACGTGCTGGCTGTCGGGGCCTGTGCTTTTTTCGGATCCGTGCAAGCAGCTCGTCCGAATCCGACGGGAGCAGTTGGCGTCCGTGATGTCTTGACCGATGTACCCGTTATCAATGTACCGGGTTGTCCTCCGATCGGAGATGTGATTACGGCTGTGATCATGTACATTTTAACGATGGGGCAAGCTCCTCCTTGCGATGGGCTGGGAAGGCCGTTGATGGGCTATGGACAGAGGATTCACAACAATTGCCCGCGCCGCGCCCATTTCGATGCGGGACAATTTGTCCAGTCGTTCGACGATGAGAATGCCCGCCAGGGATTCTGCCTGTACAAGATGGGTTGCAAGGGACCCAATACGTTTTCACCTTGTCCCATTGTCCGGTGGAACGGCAATGTCACGTTTCCGATCCAGGCGGGACATCCCTGCATCGGTTGTACGGAATTGTATTTTTTCGATCGCATGTCGCCATTCTACACGGAATTGCCCGATGTTCATGGATTCGGGATTGAGGCGAATGCCAACAAGGTAGGTGTTGCGGCCATGGCTGCCGCCGGTGCGGCCATTGCCGCCCATGTGGCCGGAACGGCGATTCACTACAAACGCCAGTATTTGAAGGAAGAAACGCGGGTTTCTCTGCCTGCCTACGGAGATGAACCCGGAGCTCGGGATTATGGGGAAGACGATGAACCGCGGCATGCAGATTCTCCCTGTTGCGACAGCTCTCCCCGGAAGGAAAAAACGGATGGAAACAACTAA
- a CDS encoding uroporphyrinogen decarboxylase family protein, giving the protein MNRKMKQWVADCIASSECRAMPILSFPAVSLMGITVKELISDSSLQARAMETVARQVDSVAAVSLMDLSVEAECFGGTVHVSDDEVPTIVGSLVSTPEEVERLVIPAVGTGRSGLYVDAVSQAVELIRDRPVFAGMIGPFSLAGRLMDITGIMMACYESPETVHTLLDKTTSFLEEYALAFKRAGADGVVMAEPMAGLLSPEFGDEFSSRYVKHIVERVQDDDFIVIYHNCGGSAVHMVDSIAGTGAAALHFGNAVDMADVMPQVPPHVLAMGNVDPSGQFREGTPESIRATTVALLGKCAKWPNFMISSGCDIPPSTSWENIRAFFEAVREFDPHL; this is encoded by the coding sequence ATGAATAGAAAAATGAAACAATGGGTGGCGGATTGTATCGCCTCCTCCGAATGCAGGGCCATGCCCATTCTTTCGTTCCCTGCAGTCTCCCTGATGGGGATTACCGTCAAGGAACTGATTTCCGACAGTAGCTTGCAGGCCCGTGCCATGGAAACGGTTGCTCGGCAAGTGGATTCCGTAGCAGCCGTCAGCTTGATGGATTTGTCCGTGGAAGCGGAATGCTTTGGCGGAACCGTCCATGTATCCGACGACGAAGTTCCGACTATTGTTGGGAGCCTCGTTTCAACGCCTGAGGAAGTAGAGCGGCTGGTCATACCTGCCGTTGGTACCGGGCGATCCGGGCTTTATGTCGACGCCGTTTCGCAAGCCGTCGAATTGATTCGGGACCGTCCCGTGTTTGCCGGCATGATTGGCCCGTTCTCTTTGGCCGGACGTCTGATGGATATTACCGGCATCATGATGGCCTGCTATGAATCTCCCGAAACCGTACATACCCTGCTAGACAAAACGACCTCCTTTTTGGAAGAGTACGCTCTGGCATTCAAGCGGGCCGGAGCCGACGGTGTTGTGATGGCGGAGCCGATGGCCGGCCTCCTTTCCCCCGAGTTCGGAGATGAATTCTCATCCCGGTACGTCAAACACATTGTGGAACGTGTCCAGGACGACGACTTTATCGTGATCTACCATAATTGCGGAGGCAGTGCCGTGCACATGGTTGACTCCATTGCCGGAACGGGTGCCGCCGCCCTGCACTTCGGCAATGCCGTGGACATGGCGGACGTCATGCCCCAGGTCCCTCCGCATGTTCTTGCCATGGGGAACGTGGATCCGTCCGGACAATTCCGTGAAGGAACGCCGGAATCTATTCGGGCAACCACGGTTGCCTTGCTGGGAAAATGCGCGAAGTGGCCCAATTTCATGATTTCTTCAGGATGTGATATTCCTCCTTCGACATCCTGGGAGAATATACGGGCGTTTTTCGAGGCCGTGCGGGAATTCGACCCGCATCTGTGA
- a CDS encoding corrinoid protein, with amino-acid sequence MSDTDTLYESILCGKPLPALDATRAAVTSGAAPGDIIHDHMIRAMEEVGRRFEQGKAFVPELLMAAQAMKKCLEFLKPLLKEDESIQAGRIIVGTVKGDLHDIGKNLVASMLEGCGFEIVNLGTNVSSEQFVAAVREHKADILGMSALLTTTMPYMQEVVAALEAEGLRNSIKIMIGGAPVTEEFARTIGADGFSPNANAAVSLARSLVQSA; translated from the coding sequence ATGTCTGATACGGATACCCTGTATGAATCCATCCTCTGCGGCAAACCTCTTCCGGCGCTGGACGCGACCCGTGCCGCCGTTACCTCCGGTGCGGCCCCCGGAGATATCATCCACGACCATATGATAAGGGCCATGGAGGAAGTAGGGAGGCGGTTTGAACAAGGAAAAGCCTTTGTCCCGGAACTCCTGATGGCCGCACAAGCGATGAAGAAATGCCTTGAATTTTTGAAACCTCTCCTGAAAGAAGATGAGTCTATCCAGGCCGGTCGCATTATTGTCGGTACCGTTAAGGGGGACTTGCACGACATCGGAAAGAACCTGGTGGCTTCCATGTTGGAAGGATGCGGGTTTGAGATTGTCAACCTCGGCACGAACGTGAGCAGTGAACAGTTTGTCGCTGCCGTCCGCGAACACAAGGCGGATATCCTCGGTATGTCTGCCCTGCTGACGACAACCATGCCCTACATGCAGGAAGTTGTGGCGGCACTGGAAGCGGAGGGCCTGCGTAATTCCATCAAGATCATGATTGGTGGGGCTCCGGTGACGGAAGAATTTGCCCGTACCATTGGTGCGGACGGTTTCAGCCCGAATGCCAATGCCGCCGTGTCTCTGGCACGTTCTCTTGTCCAGAGTGCATAA
- a CDS encoding acyltransferase has protein sequence MQQDSTVQPPQSGARRVAWVDIARVYAAIIIIANHLNLFSPDLYRTLWAQFLFARTPFFLILAAYFVGRGAFGTFRLNQLFLIKRARFLFYPYLLWCTAALVLTGTSPHTPHVETFAPFFAWLHGGSLPWTDAFKALAKCYGLGGHPVDAPLWFLRDIILFTFIAPLLMRLGKYVLPVGLVLLSFNFFAQGDLGHDWPTPDSLGFFCLGLFLSRHSLDELHAIIRPVAAFFAAVLIPLTVWLILNRDQHSIILVMIGLVSLISVAMLTEDHLPRIGKWLAQLAPAGFLVFGAHHIIIILLQDSGWISCKGWLWDVTWLVLVPAIYAIICAVFFLIRKYAPALLPYVAGYRVKPAQRA, from the coding sequence ATGCAACAGGATTCGACCGTACAGCCCCCCCAATCAGGAGCCCGGCGCGTCGCCTGGGTGGACATCGCACGCGTCTATGCCGCGATCATCATCATTGCCAACCACCTCAACCTGTTCTCTCCGGATCTTTACCGAACCCTGTGGGCGCAATTCCTTTTTGCCAGAACTCCGTTTTTCTTAATTCTTGCCGCTTATTTTGTCGGAAGAGGAGCATTCGGAACATTTCGGCTCAACCAATTGTTCCTGATCAAGCGGGCAAGGTTTCTGTTCTATCCCTACCTTCTCTGGTGTACGGCGGCCTTGGTACTGACGGGAACGTCTCCCCATACTCCCCATGTCGAAACCTTCGCCCCTTTTTTTGCCTGGCTGCACGGAGGATCCCTTCCCTGGACGGATGCCTTCAAAGCACTCGCCAAATGTTACGGATTGGGTGGTCACCCCGTGGATGCTCCGCTATGGTTTTTGAGGGACATCATTCTTTTCACGTTTATTGCCCCGCTGCTCATGCGACTGGGAAAGTACGTGCTGCCTGTCGGCCTTGTCCTCCTTTCCTTCAATTTCTTTGCCCAGGGAGATCTGGGGCATGACTGGCCGACACCCGACAGTCTGGGATTCTTCTGCCTGGGCTTGTTCCTGTCCCGGCATTCACTGGACGAACTCCACGCCATCATCCGCCCGGTAGCGGCGTTCTTCGCGGCAGTATTGATTCCCCTGACAGTATGGCTGATCCTGAACCGCGACCAACATTCCATCATTTTGGTCATGATCGGTCTCGTCAGTCTCATTTCCGTCGCCATGCTGACGGAAGACCATCTCCCACGCATCGGGAAATGGCTGGCGCAACTGGCTCCTGCCGGATTCCTCGTTTTCGGAGCCCACCATATTATCATCATCCTGCTTCAGGACAGCGGATGGATTTCCTGTAAAGGATGGCTTTGGGACGTTACCTGGCTGGTCCTCGTTCCCGCGATCTATGCAATAATATGCGCCGTATTCTTCCTGATCAGGAAGTATGCTCCCGCCCTTTTGCCTTATGTGGCAGGTTACCGCGTCAAACCCGCACAGAGAGCCTGA
- a CDS encoding vitamin B12 dependent-methionine synthase activation domain-containing protein, producing MKTSLPPMLETVPVDFVSLSVPDIEVCRYMGYGDHEADPRILVILDDMKRELASICAPSFGFRTVEGDIVDGRTLRLEDKEFHPDRIIMHCLRGSEDFFLLVATAGSAYDAWRHDVECSGDMVRLLVADSLGSAIVEAVAARALDALETICAREGLHISNSYSPGYCGWDVMEQKMLFSLLPDAFCGVSLTESCLMVPIKSVSSVVGLGHGLVKMPYGCAICRKKDCYKRRLPQERHSIKPESI from the coding sequence ATGAAGACCTCCCTTCCGCCTATGCTGGAGACAGTTCCCGTGGATTTTGTCTCCCTGTCCGTTCCGGACATTGAAGTCTGCCGTTACATGGGATATGGCGACCATGAGGCTGATCCCAGGATTCTGGTCATACTGGATGACATGAAGCGGGAGCTGGCCTCCATTTGTGCGCCGTCGTTCGGGTTTAGAACTGTTGAGGGAGATATTGTAGATGGCCGTACGCTTCGTTTGGAAGATAAAGAATTCCATCCGGACCGGATCATTATGCACTGCCTTCGCGGAAGTGAAGACTTCTTCCTTTTGGTGGCAACGGCAGGGTCCGCTTACGATGCCTGGCGGCACGATGTGGAATGTTCCGGAGACATGGTCAGGCTTTTGGTTGCGGATTCCCTGGGATCTGCCATTGTGGAAGCCGTTGCTGCACGGGCTCTGGACGCTCTGGAAACCATTTGTGCCCGGGAAGGACTGCATATTTCCAATTCGTACAGTCCCGGTTATTGCGGCTGGGACGTAATGGAGCAGAAAATGCTGTTTTCTCTGCTTCCCGACGCTTTTTGCGGCGTGTCCCTGACGGAGTCCTGTCTCATGGTGCCGATTAAATCCGTGAGTTCTGTCGTAGGATTGGGGCATGGACTGGTCAAAATGCCGTACGGGTGCGCTATTTGCCGGAAAAAAGATTGTTACAAACGCCGCCTCCCCCAAGAGAGGCATTCAATTAAACCTGAATCGATATGA
- the clpB gene encoding ATP-dependent chaperone ClpB, with amino-acid sequence MLNNLTTKFQEALMQAQRSAAQAGRPEINSLDVLCSLLEQDGGILSPILRKAACDPGLLLQAAKKELEREPSQKGSTTQPQIGQDLAGVLQAADKEREALKDDYLSVEHFMLGVLETNSKASALVKTFGLDKNNYMTAMKEVRGNQRVTDDNPEGKYQTLEKYGTDLTARARAGKIDPVIGRDEEIRRVLQILSRRTKNNPVLIGEPGVGKTAIAEGLARRIVNGDVPESMKNKRIVSLSIGSMLAGAKYRGEFEERLKAFLKEVTDSNGEIILFIDELHTIVGAGASEGAVDASNLLKPALARGELRTIGATTLDEYRKYIEKDPALERRFQPVLVGEPSVEDTIAILRGLKERYEVHHGVHITDSALVAAATLSDRYISDRFLPDKAVDLVDEAAARLKIELDSMPSEIDQIERESMQLEMERQALVKEKDADSKARLEKIVKELADLKEKSSSMIAKWKNEKAVIDAVRKEQERIDQLRTDAEQAKRLGDLGKASQITYGDIPEAEKNLKEAQQHLSELQQQDGGGLLKEEVTEMDIAKVVSSWTGIPAARMQEGEREKLVHMEERIGKRVIGQQKAVKAVADAVRRARAGLQDENRPIGSFLFLGPTGVGKTELSKALAEFLFDNEGAMIRIDMSEYMEKHSVARLIGAPPGYVGYDEGGQLSEAVRRKPYCVVLFDEIEKAHPDVFNVLLQVLDDGRITDGQGRTVDFRNTVIIMTSNIGSQFILNESNAEQREAKAMETLRSHFRPEFLNRIDEIIIFDRLTAEELKGIVDIQLERVRKRLEAKGMFLKMTPEATALVADHGFDPVYGARPLKRAIQQDILDPLSLQLLEGKFPEGSVITVHVKNGRLVFESEEK; translated from the coding sequence ATGCTCAACAACCTTACCACTAAATTTCAGGAAGCATTGATGCAGGCTCAGCGTTCCGCCGCTCAGGCGGGCCGTCCCGAAATCAATTCGCTTGATGTCCTCTGCTCCTTGCTGGAACAGGACGGAGGCATCCTTTCACCTATCCTCCGGAAAGCTGCCTGCGATCCGGGACTTCTTCTCCAAGCCGCAAAAAAGGAATTGGAACGCGAACCGTCCCAAAAAGGAAGCACGACCCAGCCCCAGATCGGGCAGGATCTCGCCGGCGTTCTCCAAGCAGCCGACAAGGAACGCGAAGCCCTCAAAGACGACTACCTGAGTGTCGAACATTTTATGCTCGGCGTTCTGGAAACGAATTCCAAAGCTTCCGCTCTCGTCAAAACCTTCGGTCTGGACAAAAACAATTACATGACCGCCATGAAGGAAGTCCGCGGCAACCAGCGCGTTACCGACGACAACCCTGAAGGCAAATATCAGACGCTGGAAAAATACGGAACCGACCTGACGGCTCGCGCCCGCGCCGGAAAAATCGACCCGGTAATCGGCCGCGACGAAGAAATCCGCCGTGTCCTGCAAATCCTGTCCCGACGTACCAAGAACAACCCCGTTCTCATCGGCGAACCGGGCGTCGGCAAAACCGCCATCGCCGAAGGCCTCGCCCGGCGTATCGTCAACGGCGACGTGCCGGAGAGCATGAAGAACAAGCGCATCGTCTCACTCAGCATCGGCTCCATGCTGGCCGGTGCCAAATACCGGGGCGAATTCGAAGAACGTCTCAAAGCATTCCTCAAAGAAGTAACGGATTCCAATGGAGAAATCATTCTCTTCATTGACGAACTCCATACCATCGTCGGCGCCGGAGCCAGCGAAGGAGCCGTCGACGCCTCCAACCTGCTCAAGCCGGCTCTTGCCCGTGGAGAACTCCGCACCATCGGAGCTACCACTCTGGACGAATACCGCAAGTACATCGAAAAAGATCCGGCCCTCGAACGCCGCTTCCAACCCGTCCTCGTCGGAGAACCCAGCGTGGAAGATACCATCGCCATCCTGCGCGGGTTGAAAGAACGCTACGAAGTCCACCACGGTGTCCACATCACGGACTCGGCACTCGTCGCCGCTGCCACATTGTCCGACCGCTACATTTCCGACCGCTTCCTGCCTGACAAAGCCGTCGACCTCGTCGATGAAGCCGCTGCCCGCCTGAAAATCGAACTCGACTCCATGCCCTCGGAAATCGACCAGATCGAACGCGAATCCATGCAGCTTGAAATGGAACGCCAGGCCCTAGTCAAGGAAAAGGACGCCGACAGCAAGGCGCGCCTCGAAAAAATCGTCAAGGAACTGGCCGACCTCAAGGAAAAATCCTCGTCCATGATCGCCAAATGGAAGAATGAAAAAGCAGTCATCGACGCTGTCCGCAAAGAACAGGAACGGATCGACCAACTGCGTACCGACGCCGAACAGGCCAAACGCCTGGGCGACCTCGGCAAAGCATCCCAGATTACTTACGGCGACATCCCCGAAGCGGAAAAAAACCTCAAGGAAGCCCAGCAACACCTGAGCGAACTCCAACAACAGGATGGAGGCGGACTTCTTAAGGAGGAAGTCACCGAAATGGACATCGCCAAGGTCGTTTCCAGCTGGACGGGCATCCCCGCCGCACGCATGCAGGAGGGAGAACGTGAAAAACTCGTCCACATGGAAGAACGCATCGGCAAACGCGTCATCGGCCAGCAGAAAGCCGTCAAGGCAGTCGCTGATGCCGTTCGCCGTGCGCGAGCAGGCTTGCAGGATGAAAACCGCCCGATCGGTTCATTCCTCTTCCTCGGTCCGACCGGGGTTGGCAAAACCGAACTCAGCAAGGCTCTGGCGGAATTCCTCTTCGACAACGAAGGGGCCATGATCCGTATCGACATGTCGGAATATATGGAAAAGCACTCAGTCGCCCGCCTGATCGGAGCACCTCCCGGATACGTCGGCTACGATGAAGGCGGACAGCTCTCGGAAGCCGTTCGGCGCAAGCCGTACTGCGTCGTCCTCTTCGACGAAATCGAAAAGGCCCACCCGGACGTTTTCAATGTCCTGCTCCAAGTGCTTGACGACGGACGCATCACCGACGGACAGGGCCGCACGGTCGATTTCCGAAACACGGTCATCATCATGACGTCCAACATCGGCAGCCAATTCATCCTCAATGAATCCAATGCAGAGCAACGCGAAGCAAAGGCCATGGAAACCCTGCGCTCGCACTTCAGGCCCGAGTTCCTCAACCGCATCGACGAAATTATCATCTTCGACCGTCTCACTGCCGAAGAACTCAAAGGCATTGTCGACATCCAGCTTGAACGTGTCCGCAAACGCCTCGAAGCCAAGGGAATGTTCCTGAAAATGACGCCGGAAGCAACCGCCCTCGTCGCCGACCACGGTTTCGACCCCGTCTATGGGGCCCGGCCTCTCAAGAGAGCTATTCAGCAAGACATCCTCGATCCCCTCAGCCTTCAGTTGCTGGAAGGGAAATTCCCCGAAGGCTCCGTCATCACCGTTCACGTCAAAAACGGCAGACTCGTCTTCGAAAGCGAAGAGAAATAG
- a CDS encoding C39 family peptidase has product MDNGLYPDGWDRLLVWVVKQILSILFCCGSILSAWAGGDWSEDLKSGALWDMPLKEFAGKYLKNERGEWVDQGKTTLRIARPRFTVGSIKLGETLISVEKGKLSHVQAMLYNKGDNGEIAEKEFEALVDASVAALDGMTEQKARPYKPSRKESAVRIKGSEWKWDKGTAILEASSTGKGSKFEPEFVRLKLGADEQVLMRGSSGERAVKDSLKSHVKKIGTQGAVIEGIPMVDQGQKGYCVVATAARIFSYYGMDYIDQHQLASIADASGDGGTSVSKMVEALKKIGNRFQIRVRDIDSLLEYKDYLRLIKEYNRAARKLDKPKFESKDVVSIWEKGDAEVLKQARCSSEQQMERWIKPIKQYVDAGIPVFWSVQLGLVPEPMRISQTRGGHMRLITGYDMEKKVIYFSDSWGSEHTCKEMPIDNAAAITICRLVVMPTK; this is encoded by the coding sequence ATGGATAATGGACTTTACCCGGACGGTTGGGATCGGTTATTGGTATGGGTTGTGAAGCAGATTCTTTCTATCCTTTTCTGTTGCGGTAGCATTTTGTCGGCCTGGGCCGGCGGCGACTGGTCCGAGGATTTGAAATCCGGAGCCTTGTGGGACATGCCGTTGAAAGAATTTGCCGGTAAATATCTCAAAAACGAACGGGGGGAATGGGTGGATCAGGGAAAGACGACGCTTCGTATTGCCCGGCCCCGATTTACTGTCGGTTCGATCAAACTGGGAGAAACACTGATCTCCGTGGAGAAGGGCAAGTTGTCCCATGTTCAGGCGATGCTGTACAATAAGGGGGATAATGGGGAGATCGCGGAAAAGGAATTTGAGGCGCTGGTGGATGCCTCCGTGGCGGCTCTGGACGGGATGACGGAGCAGAAAGCTCGGCCCTACAAGCCTTCCCGCAAGGAAAGTGCCGTCAGAATCAAGGGCTCCGAATGGAAGTGGGACAAGGGCACGGCCATTCTTGAGGCCAGCTCGACAGGGAAGGGAAGCAAGTTCGAACCCGAATTTGTCCGTCTGAAATTGGGTGCCGACGAACAGGTTCTTATGCGCGGCTCTTCCGGGGAACGGGCGGTCAAGGACAGTCTGAAAAGCCATGTGAAAAAAATCGGAACCCAGGGAGCGGTTATTGAGGGGATTCCCATGGTGGACCAGGGGCAAAAGGGGTATTGCGTCGTGGCAACGGCAGCGCGTATTTTTTCTTATTACGGGATGGATTACATCGACCAGCACCAGCTGGCTTCTATTGCAGATGCTTCCGGAGATGGCGGAACATCGGTTTCGAAGATGGTGGAAGCACTCAAGAAAATCGGAAACCGTTTCCAGATCCGGGTGCGCGATATCGATTCTCTTCTTGAGTACAAGGACTATCTCCGTCTGATTAAGGAGTACAACCGTGCCGCCCGCAAACTCGACAAACCTAAATTCGAATCCAAGGATGTGGTCTCGATCTGGGAAAAGGGTGATGCCGAAGTGCTGAAACAGGCTCGATGTTCTTCCGAACAACAGATGGAGCGGTGGATCAAGCCTATCAAACAATACGTCGATGCCGGAATCCCGGTGTTCTGGTCCGTTCAGTTGGGACTTGTCCCGGAACCGATGCGGATCAGCCAGACGCGTGGAGGCCATATGCGCCTGATTACCGGCTACGATATGGAGAAAAAGGTTATTTATTTTTCCGACTCCTGGGGCAGTGAACATACCTGCAAGGAAATGCCGATCGACAATGCCGCGGCTATTACGATTTGCAGACTGGTGGTGATGCCTACCAAGTGA